GGCTTGACCCCGCCAAAAAATCTGTGGATAACCTTGGTTCCGCGGCCTCGGGTCAGTACAATCTGGCCGCTCGAAGAATAAGTTTTCCACAATGAGCGCAGACTTGTCAGGGGCGGCCCTGTGGCAGCGCGGCTGCGAACGGCTGGCCGCCGAACTGCCTGAACAGCAATTCAACACCTGGATCCGCCCGCTGCCCGCAGCGGAAGTGGTCCACATGCAAGAAAAGAACGGCGATGACGCCGTCCTGGTGTCGCTGCGCGTGCCCAATCGCTTCAAGCTGGACTGGATCCGCAGCCAGTACGCCAGCCGCATCGAAACCATCCTGAGCGAACTCGCCGGCAAGCCCGCCCGGCTGGAACTGGCGCTCGCCCCGCGCGAACCGATCGTCCCGCTGCCGCGCAACAGCGCGCCAGCCCTGGGCATGGGCCAGGTGCTGCAGCAGCACGGCCTGCGCAGCGGCCCGAACGCGGCCCCCGGCGCCGAGACGGCCTCATCCGCCGCCCGCGCACGTCCCACGCCAGCGGCCGCGCCCATGAATCCGCCCACTGCGGCCGGCCTGATCAGCAACATGGCGCCGATGGCGCCGCAGAATCTGCCGCCCAGCGCCACCCGTCACCGCATCAACTCCAGCCTGACCTTCGACACGCTGGTGCCTGGCCGCGCCAACCAGATGGCCCGCACGGCGGCCCTGCACGTGGCCGGCGCGCCCGGCCAGATGTACAACCCGCTGTTCATCTATGGCGGCGTCGGCCTGGGCAAGACCCACCTGATCCATGCGGTCGGCAATGCGCTGCTGAAGGATCGCCCGGATGCGCGCGTGCTGTATCTGCATGCGGAGCAGTTCATCTCGGACGTCGTCAAGAACTACCAGCGCAAGACCTTCGACGAGCTCAAGGCCAAGTACCACTCGCTGGACCTGCTGCTGATCGATGATGTGCAGTTCTTCGCCGGCAAGGACCGCACGCAGGAAGAATTCTTCAACGCCTTTGAGGCGCTGCTGGCCAAGCGGGCCCACATCATCATGACCAGCGACACCTACCCCAAGGGGCTGGTCGACATCGACGAGCGCCTGACCAGCCGCTTCGACGCCGGTCTGACGGTGGCCATCGAGCCGCCCGAGTTGGAAATGCGGGTCGCCATCCTGATCAAGAAGGCTGACGCCGAGGGCGCGCCGATGCCTGAGGATGTGGCGTTCTTCATCGCCAAGAATGTGCGCGCCAACGTCCGGGAACTGGAAGGTGCCCTGCGAAAGGTGCTGGCCTACAGCCGCTTCTCGCACAAGGAAATCAACATTCAGCTGGCCCGCGAGGCGCTGAAGGACCTGCTGTCGATCCAGAACCGGCAGATCTCGGTGGAGAACATCCAGAAGACCGTGGCCGATTTCTACAAGATCAAGGTCGCGGACATGTATTCGAAGAAGCGCCCGGCCAGCATTGCCCGCCCGCGCCAGATCGCGATGTACCTGGCCAAGGAACTGACCCAGAAGAGCCTGCCGGAGATCGGCGAGCTGTTTGGCGGCCGCGACCACACCACGGTGTTGCATGCGGTTCGCAAGATCGGCGGTGAGCGCCAGAAGAACACCGAACTGAACCAGCAGTTGCACGTGCTGGAGCAGACGCTGAAGGGATGACGAAAAATCACTCGGCCATCAGCGAAAATGCCGCGTTCGCCCGAACAGCCAACAGTGGAGAGAGGTTGACATGATCGTGTTGAAAGCCAGCCAGGACAAAGTGCTTGCCGCACTGCAGGCCGTGTCCGGCATTGTGGAGAGGCGCCACACCCTGCCTATCCTGGCCAATGTGCTGATCCGCAAGCAAGGCCCGCAGGTGGAGCTGACCACCAGCGATCTGGAGATCCAGGTCCGCACGACCGTCGAGTTCGATGGCGACGCGGGCGACTTCTCGACCACAGTGGGCGCACGCAAGCTGATCGACATCCTGCGTTCGATGCCCTCGGACCAGACCGTCAGCCTGACCTCCAACCAGAGCAAGATGACCCTGCAGGGCGGCAAGAGCCGCTTCACGCTGCAGACGCTGCCGGCCGACGACTTCCCGCTGGTGCAGGAAGCCGCCGACTTCGGCCCGGCGTTCAGCGTGCCGCAGAAGACGCTCAAGGGACTGATCAACCAGGTCCACTTCGCGATGGCGGTGCATGACATCCGCTACTACCTGAACGGCATCCTGTTCGTCGCCGAAGGCAAGACGCTGACGCTGGTCGCCACCGACGGCCACCGCCTGGGCCTGGCCCAGGCCGAAACCGACACCGAAATGCCCAAGCAGGAAGTGATCCTGCCCCGCAAGACGGTGCTGGAGCTGATGCGCCTGCTGAAGGACGGCGGCAAGGGCGAGGAAGAAAACGCGCCCATCGAGATGCGCTTTGCCGGCAATCAGGCCAAGTTCAGCTTCAGCGGCATGGAATTCGTGACCAAGCTGGTCGAGGGCAAGTTCCCCGACTACAACCGTGTCATCCCGAAGAACCACAAGTTCCACGTCATCCTGGGCCGTCAGCAACTGCTGGCCGCGTTGCAACGCGCCGCCATCCTGACCAGCGAGAAGTTCAAGGCGGTGCGCCTAGCCTTCGATCCGGGTCTGCTGTCGATTGCCTCCAGCAATGCCGAGCAGGAAGAGGCCAAGGAAGAGATCGAGATTGACTACGGCGGCGACCAGATCGAAACCGGTTTCAATGTGACCTACCTGATGGACGTGCTGGCCAACATGAGCCAGGACATGGTGCGCATCGATCTGAACGACAGTTCGTCCAGCGCGCTGCTGAGCATCCCGGATCACGCCGGCTTCAAGTACGTGGTCATGCCGATGAGGATTTAAGGTCGTTGCGCACCGGTCGCTCCTCGTCGGGAGCGGTGGGTCGCGCATCCCCTGCCCCCGCCAGGCGGGGGTTCTAGCCAGATTGACAAACGGCCGCGTGGCGGCCTCGAGTACCCCCTGATGAGCGACACTCCGAATACCGAGAACACCCCCGTGCCCGCACCGCAAGGCGACGGCACGGGTTACGGCGAGTCCAGCATCCAGATCCTGGAAGGCCTGGAGGCGGTCCGCAAGCGCCCCGGCATGTACATCGGCGACACGTCCGACGGCACAGGCCTGCATCACCTGGTCTTCGAGGTCGTCGACAACTCCATCGACGAGGCGCTCGCGGGCTACTGCGACGACATCGTCGTCACGATCCACACCGACAATTCGATCTCCGTCATCGACAACGGCCGCGGCATCCCGACCGGCGTGAAGATGGACGACAAGCACGAGCCCAAGCGCTCGGCCGCCGAGATCGCGCTGACCGAGCTGCATGCCGGCGGCAAGTTCAACCAGAACAGCTACAAGGTCTCGGGCGGTCTGCACGGCGTGGGCGTGTCCTGCGTGAATGCGCTGTCCAAGACGCTGCGCCTGACGGTGCGCCGCGAGGGCAAGGTCCATCAGATCGAATTCAAGAAGGGCATCCCGCAGGATCGCCTGATCGAAGTCCGCGACGGCTTCGAGACCAGCCCGATGCGCGTGGTCGGCGAGACCGACAAGCGCGGCACGGAAGTCCACTTCCTGCCCGACACCGAGATCTTCACCCAGAACAGCGAGTTCCACTACGACATCCTGGCCAAGCGCCTGCGTGAGCTCTCGTTCCTGAACAACGGCGTGAAGATCCGCCTGGTCGACGAGCGCAACAACAAGGAAGACAACTTCGCCTACGCGGGCGGCGTGAAGGGCTTCGTCGAGTTCATCAACAAGGGCAAGACGACGCTGCATCCCAACATCTTCCATGCGCAGGGCGACAAGCTCTCGGACCAGGGCACCAACATTGGTGTGGAGGTCTCGATGCAGTGGAACGACGGGTTCAATGAAAACGTCCTGTGCTTCACCAACAACATTCCGCAGCGTGACGGCGGCACCCATCTGACCGGCCTGCGCGCGGCGATGACACGGGTGATCAACAAGTACATCGAAGACAACGAGCTGGCCAAGAAGGCCAAGGTCGAGGTCGCCGGCGACGACATGCGCGAAGGCCTGGCCTGCGTGGTCAGCGTCAAGGTGCCGGAGCCGAAGTTCAGCTCGCAGACCAAGGACAAGCTGGTGTCGAGCGAAGTGCGCGCGCCGGTGGAAGACATCGTCTCGCGCCTGCTGACCGACTACCTGCTCGAGAACCCGCTGGATGCCAAGACCATCTGCGGCAAGATCCTGGACGCCGCCCGCGCCCGCGAGGCGGCCCGCAAGGCCCGCGAAATGACGCGTCGCAAGGGCGTGCTGGACGGCCTGGGCCTGCCCGGCAAGCTCGCCGACTGCCAGGAGAAGGATCCCGCCCTGTGCGAGATCTACATCGTGGAGGGTGACTCCGCCGGCGGATCCGCCAAGCAGGGCCGCGACCGCAAGTTCCAGGCGATCCTGCCGCTGCGCGGCAAGATCCTGAACGTCGAGAAAGCGCGCTACGAGAAGCTGCTGACCAGCAACGAAATCATCACGCTGATCACGGCGCTGGGCACCGGCATCGGCCGCGGCGCCGGCAGCGACGACTTCAATCCGGACAAGCTTCGCTACCACCGCATCATCATCATGACCGACGCGGACGTGGACGGTGCCCACATCCGCACGCTGCTGCTGACCTTCTTCTACCGGCAGATGCCGGAGCTGGTCGAGCGCGGCCACATCTACATTGCGCAGCCGCCGCTCTACAAGGTGAAGGTCGGCAAGCAGGAGCAGTACCTGAAGGACGGCCATGAGCTCGATGGCTTCCTGTTGAAGGTCGCGCTCAACGATGCCGAGCTGCACACCGCGGGCGTGGGCAATGGGCCAGTGCTCAAGGGTGAAGACCTGGAAGGCAAGGCGCGCCAGTACGTCGCCGCGCAGAACGTGATCCAGCGCCTTTCCGCCTGGATGGACGGCGAAGCGCTGCACCTGCTGGCCTCCGGCCTGGCGATCAACCTCGACACCAAGGATGCAGCCGACATCGCCGCCACCGCGCTGCAGTCCCAACTGCACGACGCCACCGTGACGGCAGAGACCGATCCTCGCACCGACAAGCTGCTGCTGCGCATCTCGCGCCGCCATCACGGCAATGTGCGATCGAGCATCATCACCGCGGACTTCGTGCACGGCGCGGACTACGAGGTGCTGGCCACGGCGGGCAAGACCTTCAAGGGTCTGGTCACCGAAGAGGCTGTGATCCGCAAGGGCGAGGGCGAGAAGGCCAAGGAATCCAAGGTCGGCGACTTCCGCGCCGCGATGGCTTGGCTGATGACGCAGGCGGAATCCAGCGTCGGCCGCCAGCGCTACAAGGGCCTGGGTGAGATGAACCCGGAACAGCTGTGGGAGACGACGATGGATCCGACGGTTCGTCGCCTGTTGCGCGTGCAGATCGAGGATGCGATCGAGGCCGATCGCGTGTTCACGATGCTGATGGGTGATGAGGTCGAGCCGCGGCGTGAGTTCATTGAGCAGAATGCGCTGAGGGCGGCGAATATTGACGTTTGATCTGCCGGTTTGTTAGATGACGGTTTTAGCCGGACAGGTCTTGAATTCGCTGGACGGAGATGCTGGATAGCGCCGGACTTTCCGTCTGATGACGCGCACAAGCCTCTGATTCGTAAAGAGTCAGGGGCTTTTTTCTTTGATGATGGCGGAGGGGATGTCCATGTGCTTGACTCCACTCGCGCTGGGTGAGCTGGCGCCCGCGGGTGGGCGCTTCAGGCTGCCAGCGGACCTTAGCCGCTTGCGAACTGCGTAGCCTTTGGAGGTGTACCGAGACGCCGCCACTCACTGAGCACTTTGCCTGCAGCCTTCTTAAACCTGGCGTCTTCGTTATCGCCGTTCATAGCTCGCAGCAAGGACACGGCCATCGATTCCTTGTCAACGCGGAACAAGCCTCTGTGCTCTCCAATGAGCAATCCATCGATTGCTGAACCTGGGGTCCTTCGCTCTGACGTCAGCAAAGAAGACGTAGTCCACATACTGTTCGGTCTCTGTTGTCCATGCGAATCGACAGCGGCGGGCCGTACCAGTCCACCAGCCGGTCCATAGTGCGAATCAGCATCGAGGCCGGCAGCGATTGGCCCACCTGGATGGTAAGCGCCTCGCGGTCGGCCTCGTCGATCACGTTGAACGTTCGGAACCGGCGACCGTCGTAAAGCACGTCATTCATGAAGTCCAAGGCCCACCCCTGATTGACGTACGAACCCGCAGCCAGCGGCACGGGTTCTCGATTGGGAATGCGGCGGTTCATTCGGCGGCGGATGTTCAGCCCCAGCTCGCAGTACACCCGCCAAACCCGCTTGTGGTTCCATGGCCGGCCGTCCAGGCGTAGCCGGTCAAAGCACTTCCAGAAGCCCCAACGGCCATTGCGCTCAACGACGCCGTTAAGCGCATCAGTGACCTCGGCGTCCCTTTCCATCGGCTGCAGCGGCACTTTGTAATACGCCGCCCGCAACAAGCCTGCGGCCCTGCAGGCTCGTAAGATCGACAGGCTGTGCTCGGTCACCAAGACCTCGATCACCTGCCGCTTCGCGGACGGCGTCAGGTTTTTTTGTCTTCACGGCGTCCATGGGCAAGATTCGGTCATTTCACTGTGTGGTCGTCGCCGACTGTCGAATATCCAAGGCACCGGCCGGGCCAGCGACCACCGTTAGGTGCGCACGATACGACCCCACCACGGTTCGGCTCCCTCACTGCGGGCTGGACAGCACGCTGCTGATCCCTTTAAGCCCCCCGGTGCGGCCAAACTACATCGGCGGACGTACTGAATGTCCGTCTCGCCTTCATATTCCCGCGTGAAGCCATGCCGCTCGTAGAACCGAGTGGCGTCGCTGAGCCGAAGCGCCCGAAGCCGCACGTCGAGCTGATGTGCATCCGAGAGCGCCAGCACCCGCGCCAGTGCGCAAGCGCCAAGCCCTTGCCTCTGAAGATCCGGATCCACGTACAGGTGGTCCAGATAGAGGTCGGTATCCCGACGCCGCAGGACGTAGAACCCAGCGATCCTCCCGCTCAGCTGCATGACCGTTGCGTCATGCGGGCGCAGCGTCTGAAGAAAATGGTCACGCGTCCGAAGAGGATCGAGGGCGCTGTCCTCCAGGCTCTGCCGCATAGCCCGCAACAGCACGCCCGCCAGGTCGGATTTGATCTCGTCCGTGGCCGTCACCCATTCAACTTGCATCGGCTATCTCCGTGTGAGTGCTGGTATGCCAGCATGTCCAAAGCCGCGTACACGCTGCCGCTGCGGTTCTGCCCCGTAGAATTGCGCTCTTCTGTATTCATGAGGCAGCGCCGCTTGCGCGGACAAGGGCCGGAGGGAATGGTCCTGAAGAACGGCGGCTGTCTCGTTGCCCTCTTTACTGCGCCAGTAAAAGGTAGTTTCTTGTCTGAGCATGACTCCATAGGAGCCCCCGCGGTGCGCAGCGTCAGGTTCGGCGCCTATGAGCTGTCCCCCGCTCTGCGGCTGTTGTCCAGGGACGGACAAGCCGTCTCGCTGGGCGCGCGCGCATTCGATATCCTTGTGGCGCTTGTGGAGCGGCACGGGCGCGTCGTGTCCAAACACGAGCTGATGACGATCGTCTGGCCGACCACGGTCGTTGACGAGGGCAGCGTGCGGGTTGCCATGAGCGCCCTGCGAAAGGAACTGGGGCCGGAGCTCATTGCGACTGTCCCCGGGCGGGGCTACCAGTTCACCGCCCAATTGCAGGCGGATGAATCGTCGGCAAGCTGTGGCCAGATCAGCGTCACCGGGCCCGCCGGCCAGCGCGCGGCTACCGATGAAACCCGCAGACTGCTGGGCCGGGATGCCTTGCTCGAACAGATCCGTGAAGCATTTGGTCTTGGCCGACTCGTGACGTTGACGGGCCATCCCGGCACCGGCAAGACCGCCCTCGCTCGGGCGCTCCGCTCTGGCCACGCGCATGGCATGGGCGCTCAGGAAGCCGCGCCGGTGTACTGGATCGATCTCGCAGCGCTCAGCAGCGACCAGCATCTGGTTGCCGCCATCGCCCAGGCTTCTGATGTGGCGGTCACGGACCACGCGAGCGCCAAAGCCTTGGTGGCGGCGCTGCGCAGCTCGCAGGCGCTGCTCATTCTCGACAATGCGGAGCACATGGTCGACGCCGTGGCGTCCATGGCCCACCAACTTCTGGAAGGGTGTCCCCAGGTTCACTTGTTGGTCACGAGCCAGGTTCGCCTCAAGATTGCCGGCGAGCTGGTGGTTCTCGTGCCTCCTTTGGAGGTGGCGCAGACGGGCATGGATCATGGTCAGGCGCAGCAATGGCCCGCACAGGCTCTGTTTCTGCGGCACTGCAGACAGTTCGGCCGCCCGCTGCCCATCACCCAGCAGAACCTGGACCTTGTCTCCGACATCTGCCTGCGGGTCGACGGCGTACCACTGGCCATTGAATACGCCGCCGCGGCCGTGCCGCTGCTGGGGCTCAAGGGCGTGGCGGACGCGCTTGATGCACGCCGACTGGCGATGAGCGCCGGCCGGCGAGACGCCCCTGATCGCCAGCGCACGTTGCGCGCCGCACTGTCCTGGAGCGTGTCTTTGCTGGGGCCGTACGAGCAGTCCGTTGTTCGGCGCATGGGCGTCTTCCTTGGCAGCACCTCGATGCAGCTGCTCGAGCCGGTCGTGAATATTGAAGGCGAAGATCCTTGGCGTGTCATGGAGGCGCTCTCCGAGCTCATTGATCGTTCCTTGGTGGTTCCCGAGGACGACGGCATCGTCACGCGCTACAGATTGCTGGAAAGCACACGCGCGTTTGCGCTGGAAGTGCTGGGTTCAACCCGTGAGCTTTCGCCGATGCGACAGCGTCACGCTCAGGTGATGGAAGCGTTCTTCTCCCGCGTTCGCAAAGCTGCCCTGGACGGAACCATGCGGCTGGACGACGGCGTCCGCGAGCTTCAGGCCGAGCTGCACAATGCCCGTCCCGCCCTGCAATGGGCGATGGACCATGACGGCCTGCTGGCCCTCGGCCTGGCCTCCAGCCTCGCGTTCGTGTTGCGAAGGTCGGGCGGCATCTGGGAATCCGGACAATACCTCGCGAAAACGGAGTGCTTCGCGACTGAACACGTTGACCATGCAATCTCCTGCGGCTGGGTCCGCGAGGCCATCATCCACTGGACCTACGGCAATCGCGCCAAGGCCGTGCATTGGCTTGGCCTGGCCGACCCCGCCTACAGGGCCGCGGCCAACAGCGTCGCGCTCATCGACCTTCTCGTCCTGAAGGCCAATTGCCTCGACCTGGCCCGCAACAACGACGACGCCCTGGCCGCCGTGCTGGACGAGATTGCCGCCATGGACAAATCCGGCTTGCCCGACCGACTGCTCACCTTCTGCGCCTCTGGGCTGGTCATGGCGGCCCACCGCCTGGGACGGACCCAGGAGGTCCAGACCGCTGAGCGTTGGGCGGCCGTGGTTCCTGACGGGGACGCTCATGGACGAATGGGCCTGGTCACCCGCCTGATGAGCATTCAGATTTCGAGCGGCCGCGCCGCACAAGCTATCGCGCTGGGGCAACCGCTGTTCGACGAACACAAGAACGGCCAGTACCGTCAGGCCCTGCACTGGCTGCCGATCAGTCTCGCGGCCGCCTATCTCAGCATCGGCGAGCCGCTCATGGCCGCCCACATGGCCAAGGAGCGCCTCGAGGTGGACGTGGGCAACGAACTGCTCTATGCCTGGACAGATGTGCTCGCGCAGCTGGCATGCCTGACCAATAACCATGCGCTGGCAGCGAGCCTCACCGCATACGGCGACCGCATTTATGCTGCCGCAGGCATTCAGCGTCCCGCCGTGGAAGCGAACCTTCGAGCCGATTCCATCCAGACCGCATTAACAGCCCTGCCACCCGAACAGTATCAAGCGGCATGCGAAGCTGGCGGGCTATGGGATGTCAACGCCATGCAGGCGGCAGCGGAGGCGGTGCTGCTCGCAATCGACCCTGTCAGACCACTGGACGACCTCAAGACGTGAGTGAGAAGGACCGGCGATCGCTGACAGGTGCCTCCGCCTGAAGCAGATCAAAGGCGTAGAGCTGAGTCATCAGCTCCGCCACCGTTCGGCAGGCCATCTTGCGCATGCCATTGCTGCGATGAATCTTCGCCGTGATCTCGGCAATCCCGAGGTCGGCCGCGATCTGTTTGCTCAGGCGGCCTTTGGCCACCGCGGCCAGCACTTCCTTCTCCCTGCGGGTGAGCGAGTACCAGCGCGCGACCACGACTTCACGAGAACGCTCAGTGTTTCTCCGCCGTTCGTCATGCTCAAGCGCACCGACCACCGAGTCGATCATCTCCTGGGTGCGCAGGGGCTTCTCGAGGAAGTCCCAAGCGCCTGCTTTCATGGCCTTGACGGTCGTTGACACGTCGCAGTGTCCACTGACGAAGATCAGCGGCATACTGGCCAGGGCGGTGCTCTTGAGCGTCTGCTGAAGCAGCAACCCGCTGCCCCCGTGCGGACGGATCTCGGCCACCAGGCAAGAAGGCACCTTTGGCGCAGGCCCCGCCAGGAACTCCGGGACGGAGGCGAACTCCCGCACATCGATCATCATGCTGCGAAGGGCACTGGCCAGACCAAGACGCAGCGATGGGTCCTGATCCAGGAGAAAGACGGTGCGGCTGGGCATCGAGGCGCTCGTGCTCGTGCGCCGCCCTGATTCATACGCTCGCAACGCGCTTGCATTCATTACGTGCCCGTCAGCGACGAATGCATCTCGAACCATGGAGGCAGGCATTGAAGAGTCGGTCATTTGTCGTTTCCACTGATGAAGGCCAGGAGCTCAACATTGAGGCGGTCCTTATGCGTGTCGATGAGTCCATGGGGAGCCTGCGCGTATCGTCGCAGTGACGCACAGCGCAGCAGGGGTGCCGCGTCCGCGCAGCCAGCGCCCGCAGGGACGATCTGATCGTCGTCCCCCTGCACCAGCAGGGTGGGCACTGTCAACATCTTCAGATCAGCACTGAGATCGGTGTCTGTGAGCGCTCCCAGGCAAGCGTGGGCGCTTCGATGGCTGGCCTGCAGACCTTGTGCAAGGAACTTCTCAACCAGACCTTTCGGGCGAACCGCACCCTCCCGGTTCAAACCATATTGAGGCCCTGCCGCCAGTTCCGCATATAGCGCTGCCCTGTTGTCCCGTTCACGATCCTGCAGGTCCAGCAGGACACTGCGCAGTGGAGCGGCCGTGTCTGCGTCAGCGCTCACGGCCAGGGGCAACAGGCCGCTTATCAGCACGAGCTTGGCCACCCGGCGAAGACCGTGGCGCGCCACACACCGGACCACCTCTGCCGCACCGGCCGCGAATCCCACCAGAACGGCTTGGCGAAGATCCAGAACCTCGAGCAGGGTGCTGAGGTCGTCCGCATAGGAGTCCAGATCGTTGCCGTCCCAGGTCTGGGTCGAGCGTCCATGACCACGGCGGTCATGGGCGATGGTCCGCAGGCCTCTGGAGGACAGGAACATCATCTGGGATTCCCAGCTGTCAGCGTTCGTGGGCCAACCATGGCTGAAGACCACGGGCGGACCACTGCCCCAATCCTTGTAGAAGATTCGAGCGCCATCTCGGGCGGTGATGTAGTACGTCACGGGGAAACTCCGGGTGTTCAGGCGCGTATGCGCGGGCCTTGAGGGCCCACGGCATGACCGGCCATTCCCCGGCCGCAGCGCACGGCCGGGGGCTCCTCATGCCAAGCAGTCAGCCTGGCTTGCGGCTGGCGTCCTGAAACCGCGTCAGCAGCGTCTGGTAGCGGCTACCGCTGCGCAGCGATTCGTACTTGGCCAGAGCGGCCTGATAGGCGGCAGTTTCCACGGCAGGGCCGGCGTCAGCGCGGTCAAGGTCGACGAGCCCCGACTCCTGGTAGATGTGCAGGTCAGCCAGCACCTCGGCCCGCGACAAAGAGCGCCCGGACATCGCGCGGATTCCGCTGAGGGCCTCGTACCGGGCCAGCGCGGCTTCGCGCTCGCTTGATTCGTGCGATGCCTCACCATCGCGACGTTCGATGGCCGCCAGGCCGGAGTCGCGATAGCGCATGAGGTCTGCAAGCACCTGCGCGCGGGTCGTGCCCGTCATGCTGTCAGGCTGGGTGGAGATCATCCGCAGCATCAGGTAACGATCTCGTGCTGCCGTCCACTGGGGGGAACCAATCTGCGAGCGGGAGTCGTCCCGCTCCAGCGCGGCAAGGCCGGAGTCCTGGTAATCCTTCAGATCCATCAGGACCGACGCGCGGGTGGTGGGCACTGAGGCTTGGTCAGGCGCAGCCAGCGCGGCTGTTGTGAGCCCCGACAACAGCGAACCTCCGAGCACCAGGGTGAAGAGCAGCCGCGAACTGGCAGTGCGCGCGGCGGGGGCAAGTGGATTGAACGTCATGTGAATTTCCGTTGTAGTGAAGGCACAGGGATGGCTCAGCTACGCAGGAACGCCAGCAGGTCCTGATTCAAGCGGTCCTTGTGGGTGTCGGTAATGCCGTGCGGGCCACCGGGGTACTCAATGAGGCGGGCGCCCTTCACCAGGCGGGCGGTTGCACGACCGGTCGTCTCGATGGGGACGATCTGGTCTTCGACGCCATGCACCACAAGCGTCGGGACGGTGAACTTCTTCAAGTCCTCACGGAAGTCCGAATAGAAGAAGGCGTCGATGCAGTCATAAGTGGCCTTGCTGCTGGCTTGCAT
The Roseateles amylovorans genome window above contains:
- a CDS encoding alpha/beta fold hydrolase, yielding MTYYITARDGARIFYKDWGSGPPVVFSHGWPTNADSWESQMMFLSSRGLRTIAHDRRGHGRSTQTWDGNDLDSYADDLSTLLEVLDLRQAVLVGFAAGAAEVVRCVARHGLRRVAKLVLISGLLPLAVSADADTAAPLRSVLLDLQDRERDNRAALYAELAAGPQYGLNREGAVRPKGLVEKFLAQGLQASHRSAHACLGALTDTDLSADLKMLTVPTLLVQGDDDQIVPAGAGCADAAPLLRCASLRRYAQAPHGLIDTHKDRLNVELLAFISGNDK
- a CDS encoding response regulator transcription factor produces the protein MPSRTVFLLDQDPSLRLGLASALRSMMIDVREFASVPEFLAGPAPKVPSCLVAEIRPHGGSGLLLQQTLKSTALASMPLIFVSGHCDVSTTVKAMKAGAWDFLEKPLRTQEMIDSVVGALEHDERRRNTERSREVVVARWYSLTRREKEVLAAVAKGRLSKQIAADLGIAEITAKIHRSNGMRKMACRTVAELMTQLYAFDLLQAEAPVSDRRSFSLTS